From Drosophila subpulchrella strain 33 F10 #4 breed RU33 unplaced genomic scaffold, RU_Dsub_v1.1 Primary Assembly Seq354, whole genome shotgun sequence, the proteins below share one genomic window:
- the LOC119560121 gene encoding uncharacterized protein LOC119560121, translating into MQAHHAMPDFRCRNNCQHKECQRHAPLGIIDQHTQCKCLGEVNASSIFLENVLDLANTLSQVMIICGLHECKAKSTVDIITYAFLHYDQVCYCIDTTPKKRLRKEDLFHELGKKSLMNKVEAHLAYSIIKRGFKAFYYEPKMDLTYDDQGRPSYNDECVWVHAARKSAESYARFDGLSCSEQLAYEAKIKIAFKKFYDRMQTRKRQPEGDDCNCCFCAKKRGHLVYAKEPAPCPSSSKKKPKHVCPYCCKKKQKQQYTHPARQPAKCPKCHKSRKFCCCTKMDFNLQWVKSIWERPDFNQYYKNEIAEIEDRLVKGTCWLPPEPEEKLVEEHEGEEEEDVGAELPPEALLALGGKTVPTNQDEAAAGSPPKQGSITEVEGEA; encoded by the coding sequence ATGCAGGCCCACCATGCGATGCCCGACTTCCGGTGCCGGAACAACTGTCAACACAAGGAGTGCCAGAGACACGCCCCCTTGGGGATAATCGATCAGCACACGCAGTGCAAGTGCTTGGGTGAGGTGAATGCATCCTCGATATTCCTGGAAAATGTTCTGGACTTGGCCAACACCCTGTCCCAGGTGATGATCATCTGCGGGCTGCACGAGTGCAAGGCCAAGTCAACGGTGGACATTATCACCTATGCCTTTCTGCACTACGATCAGGTGTGCTATTGCATAGACACCACTCCGAAAAAGCGATTGAGAAAGGAGGATTTGTTCCACGAACTGGGTAAGAAGTCGCTGATGAACAAAGTGGAGGCCCATTTGGCCTACTCCATTATCAAGCGGGGTTTCAAGGCCTTCTACTACGAACCCAAAATGGACTTGACCTACGATGACCAGGGCAGACCCTCCTACAACGATGAGTGTGTTTGGGTTCATGCTGCCCGGAAATCGGCCGAATCCTATGCCAGATTCGATGGCCTCTCCTGCAGCGAACAGTTGGCCTACGAGGCCAAAATAAAGATAGCCTTCAAGAAGTTCTACGATCGGATGCAGACGCGGAAGAGGCAACCTGAGGGCGACGATTGCAATTGCTGTTTCTGCGCCAAGAAGCGGGGTCATCTGGTCTATGCCAAGGAACCGGCACCCTGCCCTTCCTCCTCGAAAAAGAAGCCCAAGCATGTGTGCCCCTATTGCTGCAAGAAAAAGCAGAAACAGCAGTACACACATCCTGCCCGCCAACCGGCCAAGTGTCCCAAGTGCCACAAATCAAGGAAATTCTGCTGCTGCACCAAAATGGACTTCAATCTGCAGTGGGTCAAGAGCATTTGGGAGCGACCGGACTTCAATCAGTACTACAAGAACGAGATCGCCGAGATCGAGGACCGCCTGGTCAAGGGAACCTGCTGGCTGCCCCCGGAGCCTGAGGAGAAACTGGTGGAGGAGCACGAgggcgaggaggaggaggatgtGGGGGCAGAGTTGCCGCCGGAGGCTCTTCTGGCCCTCGGAGGGAAAACGGTGCCCACTAACCAGGATGAGGCTGCTGCTGGATCGCCACCCAAGCAGGGTTCGATCACCGAGGTCGAGGGCGAAGCTTAG